A stretch of Nitrospiria bacterium DNA encodes these proteins:
- a CDS encoding ankyrin repeat domain-containing protein, with the protein MSRTRLRRFLLIRRKRTIARTLIMAVFILFGIPEAAPSQEHGAAEKGGATPLILAAGDGETDAVKRLLDRGAEIEAKDENGTTALMWASENGHADTVHVLLDRKAGVETTDAFGTTALMYAALNGHADVVKILLAAGADVHAKNRQGSTALIYTVQSGYPETVKVLLGRGADPNERGGDGTTPLMWAAMKGQSDAVNLLLAAGADVQAKNHRGATALILAADQGQTETVKILLVHGADVNVKDDGGMTALTRATRKDHAVVANLLRQAGAKE; encoded by the coding sequence ATGAGTCGAACCCGACTTCGTCGTTTTTTGTTGATCAGGAGGAAGAGGACCATCGCACGCACGCTCATCATGGCCGTTTTCATCCTCTTCGGTATTCCGGAGGCCGCGCCGAGTCAAGAACACGGAGCCGCCGAGAAGGGGGGCGCAACCCCCTTGATCCTGGCGGCGGGAGACGGTGAGACCGATGCCGTGAAGCGCCTGCTGGATCGGGGGGCGGAGATCGAGGCGAAGGACGAAAACGGCACGACCGCCTTGATGTGGGCGTCCGAGAACGGCCACGCCGATACTGTTCACGTTTTGTTGGACCGGAAGGCGGGGGTGGAAACGACCGATGCGTTCGGAACGACCGCCTTGATGTACGCGGCCCTCAACGGCCACGCCGATGTCGTGAAAATCCTGCTGGCGGCCGGCGCGGACGTCCACGCCAAAAACAGGCAGGGGTCGACGGCCCTGATCTACACCGTCCAGAGCGGCTACCCCGAAACCGTGAAGGTTTTGCTGGGTCGGGGGGCCGATCCGAATGAACGAGGCGGCGACGGCACGACGCCCTTGATGTGGGCCGCGATGAAAGGACAATCCGACGCCGTGAACCTATTGCTGGCGGCCGGCGCGGACGTCCAGGCGAAAAACCATCGAGGAGCGACCGCCTTGATCCTGGCCGCGGATCAGGGCCAGACGGAAACCGTGAAAATCCTCCTGGTCCACGGCGCGGACGTTAACGTGAAGGACGACGGGGGGATGACGGCCCTCACGCGTGCGACGCGAAAAGACCATGCGGTCGTCGCGAACCTGCTGCGGCAGGCCGGGGCGAAGGAATAA
- a CDS encoding YbhB/YbcL family Raf kinase inhibitor-like protein — translation MKMTRIALTLFFVLIAVPCFAAGFHLSSPVVKDNGKVANEQVFNGFGCTGGNVSPELQWQNAPKDTKSFAVTVYDPDAPTGSGWWHWIIFNIPPSVNKLSANAGKPDSGLAPQGSVQSKTDYGQPGYGGPCPPAGDKPHRYIFTVYALKVDQLPLKEDASGAMVGYYLNQNALAKAKLLARYGR, via the coding sequence ATGAAGATGACTCGAATTGCGTTAACCTTGTTTTTTGTTCTCATCGCCGTTCCATGTTTTGCGGCGGGTTTTCATTTAAGCAGCCCGGTGGTCAAAGACAATGGGAAGGTCGCGAACGAACAGGTCTTCAACGGTTTTGGCTGCACGGGGGGCAATGTTTCTCCGGAACTCCAATGGCAGAATGCCCCCAAGGATACCAAAAGCTTTGCGGTCACTGTGTATGATCCGGATGCGCCGACCGGAAGCGGTTGGTGGCATTGGATCATCTTCAATATTCCACCCTCGGTCAACAAACTTTCCGCCAATGCCGGAAAGCCGGACAGCGGGTTGGCGCCTCAAGGCAGTGTTCAGAGCAAGACCGATTATGGCCAGCCGGGCTACGGCGGTCCCTGTCCGCCGGCGGGTGATAAGCCCCATCGTTATATTTTTACCGTGTACGCTTTGAAAGTGGATCAGTTGCCGCTCAAAGAAGACGCGAGCGGGGCGATGGTGGGTTACTACTTGAATCAGAATGCTTTGGCCAAAGCCAAGCTCTTGGCTCGTTACGGCCGTTGA
- a CDS encoding DUF3870 domain-containing protein → MPTKGTTKGTSMIFGGMARLPKEFTDAEVFQVIAEVDAATGKVLEVEIDPNVPLILKLLKPMMVGMSLKDDYHDLLNAIEQQLFHRTKKAVIVAVKDMIREYRESQLPKPVFSSSPDPYNR, encoded by the coding sequence ATGCCAACCAAAGGGACGACCAAAGGGACTTCGATGATTTTCGGGGGAATGGCCCGGCTTCCGAAGGAGTTCACCGATGCCGAGGTATTTCAGGTGATCGCGGAGGTGGACGCGGCGACCGGAAAGGTGTTGGAAGTTGAAATCGATCCCAACGTGCCTTTGATTTTGAAGTTGCTCAAGCCGATGATGGTCGGCATGTCTCTGAAGGACGATTATCACGACCTGCTGAACGCGATCGAACAGCAACTGTTCCATCGAACCAAGAAGGCCGTGATCGTCGCGGTCAAGGACATGATTCGGGAATACCGGGAGTCCCAGTTGCCGAAGCCCGTCTTTTCTTCCAGTCCGGATCCCTACAATCGATAG
- a CDS encoding MFS transporter: MVENRRSRVRWQILGLLFLISVVTYMDRVNISVAGKELMPVFGLSSVQMGAVFSSFVLGYALFQIPGGWLGDKWGARSVLTLAVFWWSLFTVLTAEADRLFFSAWLGVLGSLLLIRFLIGVGEAAALPNFNRTVANWLAPSERGLGMGVSIGGIGLGSAVTPPLVAWLMIRYGWKTAFYVTGCIGLLVAAGWYLFSRDHPREHPGVDQRELDWITRSAGESQTPSSSKPSMAALLKIRSVWFLTLSYTMLGYIAYIYLSWFFLYLVNVRHFTVLQGSFWASGPFIAMALFCPLGGWVSDALTQKYGRRKGRAGVGGAGMLLTGLLIFAGAMARDPYIAIVLLSLGAGILYSTVGAYWASTIDLSHRHSGALSGLMNMGANLGGTLSPTLTPMIGEAWGWPAALAVAAAAAFLGSLLWLGVVYDEPV, translated from the coding sequence ATGGTGGAAAATAGGCGAAGTCGCGTCCGCTGGCAGATTCTTGGGTTGCTCTTTCTGATCAGCGTGGTCACCTATATGGACCGTGTCAACATCTCGGTCGCGGGAAAAGAGCTGATGCCGGTGTTCGGTCTGTCCTCCGTCCAGATGGGCGCCGTTTTCTCGTCCTTTGTCCTGGGATACGCCCTTTTTCAAATCCCGGGAGGCTGGCTGGGCGATAAATGGGGGGCCCGGAGCGTTTTGACCTTGGCCGTGTTCTGGTGGTCTCTTTTCACCGTACTGACGGCCGAGGCCGATCGTCTGTTTTTCAGCGCATGGCTCGGCGTCTTGGGTTCCTTGCTCCTGATCCGGTTTCTCATCGGGGTCGGCGAAGCGGCGGCCCTTCCGAATTTCAATCGAACCGTGGCGAACTGGTTGGCGCCTTCCGAACGGGGCTTGGGCATGGGGGTATCAATCGGGGGGATCGGGTTGGGCTCGGCCGTGACGCCGCCCCTGGTCGCCTGGCTGATGATCCGGTACGGATGGAAAACGGCCTTTTACGTGACCGGCTGCATCGGCCTGCTCGTCGCGGCGGGGTGGTATCTTTTTTCCCGGGACCATCCTCGTGAGCATCCCGGGGTCGATCAGCGGGAGTTGGACTGGATCACCCGGAGCGCCGGAGAATCTCAAACCCCTTCTTCCTCCAAGCCCTCCATGGCCGCCTTGTTAAAAATTCGATCGGTCTGGTTTCTCACGCTCAGCTATACGATGCTGGGTTATATCGCCTATATTTATCTTTCCTGGTTTTTTCTTTATTTGGTGAATGTGCGTCATTTCACGGTTCTGCAAGGGTCGTTTTGGGCCAGCGGACCATTCATCGCCATGGCCCTCTTCTGCCCCTTGGGCGGGTGGGTGAGCGACGCGCTGACGCAGAAGTACGGCCGACGAAAAGGGCGGGCCGGCGTCGGAGGTGCCGGGATGCTCCTGACCGGGTTGTTGATTTTCGCCGGGGCCATGGCCCGGGATCCTTACATCGCGATCGTCCTGCTTTCGCTCGGCGCCGGGATCCTTTATTCAACGGTGGGCGCGTATTGGGCCAGCACGATCGATCTGTCCCACAGGCATTCCGGGGCCCTGTCCGGCCTGATGAACATGGGGGCCAATTTGGGCGGGACCCTTTCGCCGACGCTGACCCCGATGATCGGCGAGGCGTGGGGGTGGCCGGCGGCCTTGGCCGTGGCGGCCGCCGCGGCCTTTTTGGGAAGTCTCCTCTGGCTGGGGGTTGTATATGATGAACCCGTTTGA
- a CDS encoding stomatin-like protein translates to MEPMGIPINVAWLLLIALAILLYALGVRIVPQQSAFIVERLGRYHATLAAGLNFIVPFIDHVSYRHTLKEQAIDIPEQICITKDNVQVGVDGVLFLRVIDAQKASYGITNYQFAITQLAQTTLRSEVGKIPLDRTFEERSTINALVVTELDKATEPWGVKVLRYEIKNIKPPDDVLSAMEKQMRAEREKRAVILTSEGERDAKINQAEGQKQQVIKQSEATKQQQINVAQGQAEAIREVAEATAQAVRQVAAAISSPGGLEAINLRVAEQWVSQFGNVAKTGNTLILPANFGDMASLIAAAMTTIKSTTPDGQGPEQPGPKRAS, encoded by the coding sequence ATGGAACCCATGGGAATACCAATCAATGTAGCCTGGCTTCTTCTTATCGCGCTCGCCATTTTGCTCTATGCGCTCGGCGTCCGTATCGTGCCCCAGCAAAGCGCATTCATCGTGGAACGACTGGGGCGGTATCACGCGACGCTCGCAGCCGGCCTGAATTTCATCGTGCCCTTCATCGATCATGTCAGCTACCGTCACACCTTAAAGGAACAGGCCATCGATATTCCGGAACAGATCTGTATTACCAAGGATAATGTCCAGGTCGGCGTGGATGGCGTGCTTTTCCTTCGCGTCATCGACGCCCAAAAGGCGTCGTACGGCATCACGAATTATCAATTTGCCATCACGCAGTTGGCGCAGACAACGCTTCGGAGCGAAGTGGGAAAAATTCCACTGGATCGGACCTTCGAGGAACGAAGCACCATTAACGCGCTGGTGGTCACCGAATTGGATAAAGCGACCGAGCCCTGGGGTGTGAAGGTCCTCCGATACGAGATTAAAAACATCAAACCTCCCGATGACGTCTTAAGCGCCATGGAGAAACAGATGCGGGCCGAACGCGAGAAGCGGGCGGTGATCTTAACCTCCGAAGGAGAACGGGACGCGAAAATCAATCAGGCGGAAGGTCAAAAGCAACAGGTCATCAAACAATCGGAGGCTACAAAGCAGCAACAAATCAATGTGGCCCAGGGCCAGGCGGAGGCGATCCGAGAAGTCGCCGAAGCGACCGCTCAGGCCGTGCGCCAGGTTGCGGCGGCCATTTCAAGCCCGGGCGGGCTGGAGGCGATCAACCTCCGCGTGGCCGAGCAATGGGTCTCTCAATTCGGCAATGTGGCCAAGACGGGAAATACGTTGATCCTGCCGGCCAATTTCGGCGACATGGCTTCGTTAATTGCCGCGGCGATGACGACGATCAAATCCACCACTCCTGATGGGCAGGGGCCGGAACAGCCAGGCCCGAAGCGCGCGTCATAG
- a CDS encoding VanZ family protein: MDFKAFWTVWGPVLLYAGMIFILSSQSLDFIGQGPFPQWDKFAHATEYALFCFLLLRALRKAFPRAVSPAIAVSAVLIAVAYGASDEFHQSFVPHRDSEVFDVLADGGGAILVSWVWVLWNKRKPDTP, from the coding sequence TTGGATTTTAAAGCCTTTTGGACTGTCTGGGGGCCCGTCCTGTTGTACGCCGGGATGATCTTCATCCTTTCCTCCCAATCCTTGGATTTCATAGGCCAAGGCCCGTTTCCGCAATGGGACAAGTTCGCGCACGCGACCGAATACGCCCTGTTCTGTTTTTTATTGTTGCGGGCCTTGCGAAAAGCCTTTCCCCGCGCCGTTTCGCCGGCCATCGCGGTATCGGCCGTGTTGATCGCGGTGGCTTACGGGGCCTCGGACGAGTTTCACCAGTCCTTTGTCCCGCATCGGGACTCCGAAGTATTCGATGTCCTGGCCGACGGGGGGGGCGCTATTTTGGTCTCTTGGGTCTGGGTCCTTTGGAATAAAAGGAAGCCGGACACCCCTTAA
- a CDS encoding NfeD family protein produces the protein MSAYLTPAIIWLSLGVLLLIIEVATSGFWMGFFGAGALITSLAVWIGVTEGIDTQIAIFLVTSILLLLALRGPLTRWLNRGAPSTTFGDTGQAAVVVQEIPAGGMGRVSYQGSTWDAESDRGQAIPRDTRVRIVRQKGIRLYVRADHASS, from the coding sequence ATGAGCGCCTATCTCACACCGGCCATTATATGGCTCAGTCTCGGAGTGCTTCTCCTGATCATTGAGGTCGCGACCAGCGGCTTTTGGATGGGATTTTTCGGGGCCGGCGCGCTGATAACCTCCTTGGCCGTCTGGATCGGTGTTACCGAAGGAATTGACACCCAGATCGCCATCTTTCTGGTGACCTCCATCCTGCTTCTTTTAGCCCTGCGTGGACCGCTCACCCGCTGGTTGAACCGCGGGGCGCCTTCAACAACATTTGGCGATACAGGCCAGGCCGCAGTGGTCGTGCAGGAGATTCCTGCGGGCGGGATGGGGCGAGTTTCCTATCAGGGAAGTACTTGGGATGCGGAATCCGATCGGGGCCAAGCCATCCCGCGCGACACTCGAGTTCGGATTGTGCGTCAAAAAGGGATCCGGCTCTACGTGCGGGCCGATCATGCATCTTCATAA
- a CDS encoding AMP-binding protein, with the protein MTHTQTSYFHRGGLEPLLGATIPEHFAEVAGRFPDQEAVVSVHQNRRLTYAQLARAIDLLARGLIGMGFGKGDRIAIWSTDNIEWLLLQLATARIGAVLVNINPAYRSREVAYALQRSEVQCLFVIPSFRTSDYIAMLVELIPELKDGAPGQWKSKAFPALRQVVVYNPAAPDRTERPRAGFLTWRDALTAGGPVTEDRLRAMTALLDRDDPINIQYTSGTTGFPKAVVLTHHNILNNAYFTAQALHFTETDRLVVPVPFYHCFGMVVSTLMCLSVGACLVIPCEHFDPGQVLQAVEREKATALHGVPTMFIAELEHPRFREFDLSTLRTGVMAGAPCPPAIMKRVMEEMHCPEMLIAYGETESSPITHIATREDTPERRTETVGKNLPHQEVKVVDLSTGQTVPLGRVGEICFRGYHVMRGYYGDEEATRKAIDPQGWLHSGDLGTMDAEGYVRITGRLKEMIIRGGEKIFPREIEDYLFTHPKVAEAAVFGVPDEYFGEQVAAWIQLHPGETATGDDIREFCKGKIAHFKIPHYIWFVEEFPMTVTGKIQKFRMREIAIEKLRGRSAP; encoded by the coding sequence ATGACCCACACCCAAACCAGCTATTTTCATCGCGGCGGTCTCGAGCCGCTGCTCGGCGCGACGATCCCGGAACACTTCGCCGAAGTGGCGGGACGGTTTCCGGATCAGGAAGCGGTGGTCTCGGTCCATCAGAACCGTCGATTGACCTATGCGCAGTTGGCGCGTGCGATCGATCTCCTGGCGCGCGGGCTTATCGGAATGGGGTTTGGCAAAGGGGATCGCATCGCGATCTGGTCCACGGACAACATCGAGTGGCTCCTCTTGCAGCTGGCGACCGCGCGCATCGGCGCCGTCCTGGTCAATATCAATCCGGCCTACCGCTCCCGGGAAGTCGCGTACGCGCTGCAACGCTCGGAGGTGCAGTGTCTCTTCGTGATCCCAAGCTTTCGCACCAGCGACTACATCGCGATGCTCGTCGAGCTCATCCCGGAACTCAAAGACGGTGCCCCGGGCCAATGGAAGAGCAAGGCCTTTCCCGCCCTTCGTCAAGTCGTTGTCTACAATCCGGCGGCGCCGGATCGAACGGAACGTCCGCGGGCCGGGTTTCTCACCTGGCGGGATGCGCTCACCGCCGGCGGTCCGGTCACGGAGGACAGGCTCCGGGCGATGACGGCCCTGTTGGATCGGGACGATCCCATCAATATCCAGTACACGTCGGGCACGACCGGTTTTCCCAAGGCCGTCGTTCTAACGCATCACAACATTCTGAACAACGCCTACTTCACCGCCCAGGCCCTTCATTTCACGGAGACGGACCGCTTGGTCGTCCCCGTGCCGTTTTACCATTGCTTCGGCATGGTGGTGTCCACCCTGATGTGCCTGTCGGTCGGGGCCTGCCTCGTCATCCCGTGCGAGCATTTCGATCCGGGGCAGGTCCTGCAAGCCGTTGAGCGAGAAAAGGCCACCGCCCTCCACGGCGTGCCCACGATGTTCATCGCCGAGCTGGAACACCCCCGATTCCGGGAGTTCGATCTTTCGACGCTTCGAACGGGCGTCATGGCCGGCGCGCCCTGCCCCCCGGCGATCATGAAGCGGGTGATGGAGGAGATGCATTGCCCTGAGATGCTGATCGCCTACGGAGAGACCGAGTCGTCCCCGATCACCCATATCGCGACACGGGAGGATACCCCGGAACGCCGCACCGAGACCGTTGGAAAGAACCTGCCGCATCAGGAGGTCAAGGTCGTGGATCTGTCCACGGGACAAACCGTGCCGCTCGGTCGGGTCGGTGAAATCTGTTTTCGCGGCTATCATGTCATGAGGGGGTATTATGGCGACGAGGAGGCCACCCGGAAGGCCATCGACCCACAGGGCTGGCTTCATTCCGGCGATCTTGGGACGATGGACGCGGAGGGTTACGTCCGGATCACCGGCCGGTTGAAGGAAATGATCATTCGCGGCGGGGAGAAGATTTTCCCGCGGGAAATCGAGGACTACCTTTTCACGCATCCCAAAGTGGCTGAAGCGGCCGTTTTCGGCGTCCCGGACGAATATTTCGGCGAACAAGTGGCCGCTTGGATTCAGCTCCATCCGGGCGAGACCGCTACCGGGGATGACATCCGGGAGTTCTGCAAGGGAAAAATCGCCCATTTTAAAATCCCGCACTATATATGGTTCGTGGAGGAGTTCCCGATGACCGTCACCGGGAAAATTCAGAAATTCCGGATGCGGGAGATCGCCATCGAAAAGCTCCGGGGCCGGTCGGCCCCGTGA
- a CDS encoding class I fructose-bisphosphate aldolase, whose translation MKDRVREILSGYDSESPGVRTNLARILRHGTLGGTGKLVILPVDQGFEHGPARSFATNPPAYDPSYHFDLAIEAGCNAYAAPLGFIEAGAARFAGEIPLILKVNNHDTLHDEKDPLPSQTASVRDALRLGCSAVGFTIYPGSSRCQTMYEQLRGIAEEAKANGLAVVVWSYPRGSSLSKEGETAVDVVAYAAQIAAQLGANIIKVKLPTDHLEQAAAKKVYEAQGIPIKTLADRVRHVVQSSFEGRRIVIFSGGAKEDDERVFNEARAIRDGGGFGSIIGRNSFQRPKPAALKFLQTIMKIYKGEIQ comes from the coding sequence ATGAAGGACCGTGTTCGTGAGATTCTGAGCGGGTATGACAGCGAGAGTCCGGGGGTCCGGACCAACCTGGCGCGCATCCTGCGCCACGGCACGCTCGGCGGCACCGGCAAACTGGTGATCCTTCCGGTGGATCAGGGTTTTGAGCACGGCCCGGCCCGGAGCTTCGCGACCAATCCGCCGGCCTACGATCCGTCGTATCATTTCGACCTGGCGATCGAGGCCGGCTGCAACGCCTACGCGGCGCCCCTGGGCTTTATCGAGGCCGGCGCGGCGAGGTTCGCGGGCGAGATCCCGTTGATCCTCAAGGTCAACAATCACGACACCCTCCACGATGAGAAGGACCCGCTCCCCTCGCAGACGGCTTCCGTCCGCGATGCGCTTCGGCTGGGATGCTCCGCGGTCGGATTCACGATCTATCCCGGGTCGTCCCGATGTCAGACGATGTACGAGCAGCTCCGCGGAATCGCCGAGGAGGCCAAGGCCAACGGCCTGGCCGTCGTGGTCTGGTCTTATCCGCGCGGCTCGAGCCTTTCAAAGGAGGGCGAGACCGCGGTCGATGTGGTGGCCTACGCGGCCCAGATCGCGGCGCAGCTGGGCGCGAACATTATTAAAGTGAAACTCCCGACGGATCATCTCGAACAGGCCGCGGCCAAGAAGGTTTACGAGGCCCAGGGCATCCCGATCAAGACGCTGGCCGACCGCGTCCGTCACGTCGTCCAAAGCTCCTTCGAGGGCCGGCGCATCGTGATCTTCTCCGGGGGCGCCAAGGAGGACGATGAACGCGTCTTCAACGAGGCCCGCGCGATCCGCGACGGCGGGGGCTTCGGATCGATCATCGGCCGCAACTCGTTCCAGCGTCCCAAGCCGGCCGCGCTCAAATTTCTCCAGACGATCATGAAGATTTACAAGGGGGAGATTCAGTAA
- a CDS encoding DUF4912 domain-containing protein, whose protein sequence is MKPSRRKPASKTSRKVFRLRPESRRAELLSLAKSYGIKGLHRMNKPQLIQAIQSHQKKSRVTRAVPARAHPPPAAARPKQSYDDLPWSYGETELVLMPVDPFQVYAYWDFSPEDWNAVLARKQRVVLRVYDVTMIRFDGSNAHSFFDVPVALEAQNWYVNLWSAEKSLCAELGWMLPDASFQRIVRSNFIQTPRAGVSIYEDARWVEIRWTRRRPARFIRRKRPGPRLRPAFWPPLEAGAAGITSATAEEFSSRLIGMKPPLKRPA, encoded by the coding sequence ATGAAACCCTCCCGTCGAAAGCCGGCCTCCAAAACCTCCCGGAAAGTTTTTCGTCTCCGGCCGGAAAGCCGCCGCGCCGAACTGTTGTCCCTGGCGAAATCGTACGGGATCAAGGGGCTGCACCGGATGAACAAGCCCCAGTTGATCCAGGCGATCCAGTCCCATCAGAAAAAATCCCGCGTGACCCGTGCGGTGCCGGCGCGCGCCCATCCGCCGCCGGCCGCCGCCCGCCCGAAACAAAGCTACGACGATCTCCCGTGGTCGTACGGCGAGACCGAGCTGGTCCTGATGCCCGTCGATCCCTTCCAGGTTTACGCCTATTGGGATTTCTCTCCGGAGGACTGGAACGCGGTTCTCGCCCGGAAACAGCGGGTTGTCCTCCGGGTTTACGACGTCACGATGATCCGGTTCGACGGTTCGAACGCCCATTCGTTTTTCGACGTCCCCGTCGCGCTCGAAGCGCAGAACTGGTACGTCAATCTCTGGAGCGCCGAAAAATCCCTCTGCGCCGAGCTCGGCTGGATGCTCCCAGACGCTTCGTTCCAGCGCATCGTCCGTTCCAATTTCATCCAGACCCCTCGCGCGGGGGTCTCGATCTATGAGGACGCCCGCTGGGTCGAGATCCGGTGGACCCGTCGGCGGCCGGCCCGGTTCATCCGACGGAAAAGACCCGGACCCCGTTTACGGCCCGCTTTCTGGCCCCCTTTGGAGGCCGGGGCGGCCGGGATTACAAGCGCGACGGCCGAAGAATTCTCGTCCCGTTTGATCGGGATGAAACCTCCCCTGAAGCGGCCGGCCTGA
- a CDS encoding APC family permease has protein sequence MSRMPHSFDPRMPYPPSRETPLTRFKRFLVGHPLRSIHAKRERVSVLVGLGAFASDAISSIAYATEEMLLVLFGVEAAAVSFGAPIAVVIALLLMIVLTSYYQTVHAYPAGGGAYNVARENLGLHPALIAAAALVVDYVLTVAVSVAAGVAAIVSAYPGLYEHRVTMALAFVLLITLGNLRGVREAGAYFSLPTYFFIFSVVWVVGSGVLELIRHGRTVTDLVAPVIPSEAASAVGWWVILRAFSSGSVALTGVEAIANAVPAFRDPPTRNAGRTLILLGATLGTLFLGVTFLALDYGIRPRPEETVLSQLSRAVLGSPLEYHFVQVTTAIILLLAANTSFTGFPRLASLLGQDRFLPQQLAHLGDRLVFSNGILLLGGMAAVLLILFGADTHALIPLYAVGVFLAFTLSQLGMLVRWFRRRDPGWRWRAAVNGFGALATGTVLIVIAMTKFIHGAWVVLVIIPVLVSMFRRIRFHYQLVERQLSVRPTEPPRLVVHTVLVPISGITQPVLTALEFARSISTKVRAVYVNTDASAVERMESMWKRWNPGIDLVILDSPYRSVTGPLLDYIDRVQKEQGDGFVFVVLPEFVPRRWWHHLLHNQTALLLKGALLFHKDVVVTSVPYHLSR, from the coding sequence ATGAGCCGAATGCCCCATTCGTTCGATCCAAGAATGCCGTATCCGCCTTCCCGGGAAACTCCGCTGACCCGCTTCAAGCGTTTTCTGGTCGGCCATCCGCTCCGAAGCATCCATGCCAAAAGAGAACGCGTATCGGTTCTCGTGGGGCTGGGGGCCTTTGCGTCGGATGCGATCTCCTCGATCGCGTATGCGACGGAGGAGATGTTGCTGGTTCTTTTCGGAGTGGAGGCGGCCGCCGTGTCCTTCGGGGCGCCCATCGCGGTCGTGATCGCCCTCCTCCTCATGATCGTTCTCACCTCGTACTATCAGACCGTTCACGCCTATCCCGCGGGCGGCGGAGCTTACAACGTGGCCCGGGAGAACCTGGGGCTCCACCCCGCGCTGATCGCGGCCGCGGCCCTGGTCGTCGATTACGTCTTGACCGTGGCGGTGAGCGTGGCGGCGGGGGTGGCCGCGATCGTCTCGGCCTATCCGGGCCTATATGAACATCGCGTGACGATGGCGCTCGCATTCGTGTTGTTGATCACGCTCGGAAACCTGCGGGGCGTCCGGGAAGCGGGTGCCTATTTCTCGCTGCCGACCTACTTTTTCATCTTCAGCGTCGTTTGGGTCGTCGGAAGCGGCGTACTCGAGCTGATCCGGCACGGGCGGACCGTGACCGATCTCGTCGCCCCCGTCATTCCCTCCGAAGCGGCGTCGGCCGTGGGCTGGTGGGTGATTCTCCGGGCGTTCTCCTCCGGGAGCGTGGCGCTGACCGGGGTGGAAGCGATTGCGAACGCCGTTCCCGCTTTTCGTGATCCTCCGACCCGGAATGCCGGAAGAACCCTGATCCTGCTGGGGGCGACGCTGGGAACGCTGTTCCTGGGCGTCACCTTTCTGGCGCTCGACTACGGAATCCGTCCGCGTCCGGAGGAGACCGTTCTCTCCCAACTCAGCCGGGCGGTTCTCGGATCCCCCCTCGAGTACCATTTCGTCCAGGTGACGACCGCGATCATCCTGTTGCTCGCGGCCAATACCAGCTTCACCGGGTTTCCCCGCCTGGCCTCGTTGCTCGGCCAGGATCGCTTTCTGCCCCAGCAGCTGGCCCATCTGGGCGATCGCCTCGTTTTCTCCAACGGGATACTTCTTCTCGGAGGAATGGCGGCCGTGCTGCTGATTCTCTTTGGCGCCGACACCCACGCCCTGATTCCCCTGTATGCGGTGGGGGTGTTTCTCGCGTTCACGTTGTCGCAGCTGGGGATGCTGGTCCGGTGGTTTCGGCGTCGGGACCCGGGATGGCGATGGCGGGCCGCGGTCAACGGCTTCGGGGCGCTCGCGACCGGAACCGTCCTGATCGTGATCGCGATGACCAAGTTCATCCATGGGGCGTGGGTGGTGCTGGTGATCATTCCGGTGTTGGTCTCGATGTTTCGTCGCATTCGCTTCCACTATCAGCTGGTCGAGCGTCAGCTGAGCGTGCGCCCGACGGAGCCCCCTCGGCTTGTCGTTCATACCGTGCTGGTCCCCATTTCCGGGATCACGCAGCCGGTACTGACGGCCCTGGAATTTGCCCGATCCATCTCGACGAAGGTCCGGGCCGTCTATGTCAACACCGATGCGTCCGCGGTGGAACGGATGGAATCGATGTGGAAGCGCTGGAATCCGGGAATCGATCTGGTGATCCTCGACTCGCCGTATCGTTCGGTGACCGGTCCGTTGCTGGATTATATCGACCGGGTCCAAAAGGAGCAGGGCGACGGCTTCGTCTTCGTCGTTCTTCCCGAGTTTGTCCCTCGGCGGTGGTGGCATCACCTGCTCCACAACCAAACCGCGCTCCTGCTCAAGGGCGCGCTGCTGTTCCATAAGGACGTGGTGGTCACGAGCGTTCCGTACCACCTGAGCCGGTGA